The Camelina sativa cultivar DH55 chromosome 14, Cs, whole genome shotgun sequence genome includes a window with the following:
- the LOC104740830 gene encoding nuclear speckle RNA-binding protein B — translation MADGYWNQKQRQYLPPISSTHHSGPPKRPRSDFEGPPPSVMPSGHDRHSYFSRNEEDRGIPHSVTDTRTIGSAYDRYLQSMQTPSVPSEEADPYNGVGMGRPGGNNMMPGPTMGGRSGLLPPDFRPNGRDMGHGQLDSVGRPSRKLQSLPHDVSNTLYVEGLPSNCSRREVSHIFRPFVGYREVRLVTKDSKHRNGDPIVLCFVDFESPACAATALSALQDYRMDEDEPDSKILRLQFSRNPGPRPGQRGGRR, via the exons ATGGCAGATGGGTACTGGAACCAGAAGCAGAGACAGTACCTGCCTCCAATTTCGTCGACCCATCACAGTGGTCCTCCGAAACGTCCCCGTTCTGACTTCG AAGGTCCACCACCGTCTGTGATGCCTTCAGGCCATGATAGGCACAGCTATTTTTCACGGAATGAGGAGGATCGAGGTATCCCTCATTCTGTGACGGATACTAGAACGATTGGATCAGCTTATGACCGGTACCTGCAGAGTATG CAAACGCCTTCTGTGCCGTCTGAGGAAGCTGATCCATATAATGGTGTTGGCATGGGAAGACCAGGGGGTAACAATATGATGCCTGGTCCAACTATGGGTGGGCGTAGTGGCCTTTTGCCTCCAGATTTTAGGCCAAATGGTCGAGATATGGGTCATGGTCAGTTGGATTCAGTTGGTAGGCCGAGCCGCAAACTGCAGTCTCTACCTCATGATGTATCCAACACTCTATATGTTGAAGGACTTCCTTCTAATTGCTCAAGAAGAGAAGTGTCCC ATATATTTCGGCCTTTCGTGGGATATAGGGAAGTGAGACTTGTGACCAAAGATTCAAAACAC AGGAATGGAGATCctattgttctttgttttgttgattttgaaagcCCTGCATGTGCAGCAACTGCACTCAGCGCCTTGCAAG ACTATCGAATGGATGAAGACGAACCTGATTCCAAGATTTTGCGGCTACAATTTTCCAGAAACCCAGGTCCAAGACCAGGACAACGTGGAGGAAGGAGGTGA